A portion of the Magnolia sinica isolate HGM2019 chromosome 17, MsV1, whole genome shotgun sequence genome contains these proteins:
- the LOC131230602 gene encoding uncharacterized protein LOC131230602 has translation MGLEEWLLCGICLLHVLEPLRPSTTINYQAATRFIEHSLPDLTAEQKQSMQDISRREGRKSSFHEHRGSRKKRKGPSSEKHQSVRDAAREFLEKATRELLGAEDDVRGPLRNQSLDEEDLSMMS, from the exons ATGGGGCTAGAGGAGTGGCTGCTTTGTGGCATTTGTTTGCTCCATGTTTTAGAGCCACTGCGACCTTCTACTACAATAAACTATCAAGCAGCAACTCGTTTCATTGAGCATTCTTTGCCTGATCTAACAGCAG AACAGAAGCAAAGTATGCAGGATATCAGTAGAAGGGAGGGGCGTAAGAGCAGTTTTCATGAGCACCGGGGCTCCCGCAAGAAGAGGAAGGGCCCGTCATCTGAGAAACACCAATCTGTTCGAGATGCTGCACGGGAGTTCCTCGAGAAGGCGACACGGGAGCTTCTCGGTGCTGAAGATGATGTGAGGGGGCCTCTGAGAAATCAGAGTTTGGATGAAGAAGATTTGTCGATGATGAGTTGA